Part of the Zingiber officinale cultivar Zhangliang chromosome 6A, Zo_v1.1, whole genome shotgun sequence genome, CGTGGCCGCCGATGCTGACGGCGGTCTGGTAGGCGAACACGTCATCGCCGTCGTCGACGTGGCTCACCCGCACGCAGCGGAACACCGCCGGCGCGGAAACCTCCGGCGGGAAGGTCGCCGCTTCTGCTGCATCGATATACGTTCGATTTAGAGAAGAGGACAAGGTAATGGAGGGAGTGGGATTCGGCAAATAGTGTTGCAGATTGCCAGAACAGTTTGGAAGAAAAATTGTAGTACCAACCAAACGTGGTGGCGGTGGCGGTGGTGGGCCGGAGGCAGGTGACGATTTCGCGCGGCCGCTTGGAAGTCTCGCCGGAGGCGGTGGCGCTGTCGCTGCCGGCAACGGAGGCGCCGCGGCGCGATCGGTGTTCCGCGGCGGCGGAGGCGAGCTGCTGCTGGCGCTCCCGGCGCCTGGCGGCGGGGACCCAGGTGCTCTTGACGTGGGTGGGGCAGGGGAAGCCGCGGCTCTTGCAACAGGTGCGGCACCGGAGGTGCGCGCAGTCCTTCTTCGCCTGGTTGCCGCAGTCCTGGCAGCTCAACCCACCGCCGAGGCCGCCTCCGCGGCCCACCTGCTGTGGCTGCGCCGCTCCGACGTGCGGGAACGCGCTGCCAGAGTAAAGCTGGGGTTGGGGGTGGTGCTGCTGCCACAGCTCGAATCCTCGTGCGCCGTACGCGGTCGGGTCGCCGCGGCCGGTAGTATAAAGAAAGAAACCGCCCTCAGAAGCTGGTACCCCCGCGGCGCCGGCTGAACCTAACTCTCCGCGCGGTGGCTGGCAGCCGCCGCCGCTGTCGCTGCCGCTTCCGAGGAAAAATCCTGCCATATCTACAACTCCGCCG contains:
- the LOC121995805 gene encoding protein SHI RELATED SEQUENCE 1-like isoform X1; the encoded protein is MAGFFLGSGSDSGGGCQPPRGELGSAGAAGVPASEGGFFLYTTGRGDPTAYGARGFELWQQHHPQPQLYSGSAFPHVGAAQPQQVGRGGGLGGGLSCQDCGNQAKKDCAHLRCRTCCKSRGFPCPTHVKSTWVPAARRRERQQQLASAAAEHRSRRGASVAGSDSATASGETSKRPREIVTCLRPTTATATTFAEAATFPPEVSAPAVFRCVRVSHVDDGDDVFAYQTAVSIGGHVFKGLLYDHGASAAEPKDFPLAFSTSPAVTIAGAGHPPVNTPTTAPSDRPLDPYPTAFMAGAQFFPHQNRP
- the LOC121995805 gene encoding protein SHI RELATED SEQUENCE 1-like isoform X2, which translates into the protein MAGFFLGSGSDSGGGCQPPRGELGSAGAAGVPASEGGFFLYTTGRGDPTAYGARGFELWQQHHPQPQLYSGSAFPHVGAAQPQQVGRGGGLGGGLSCQDCGNQAKKDCAHLRCRTCCKSRGFPCPTHVKSTWVPAARRRERQQQLASAAAEHRSRRGASVAGSDSATASGETSKRPREIVTCLRPTTATATTFEAATFPPEVSAPAVFRCVRVSHVDDGDDVFAYQTAVSIGGHVFKGLLYDHGASAAEPKDFPLAFSTSPAVTIAGAGHPPVNTPTTAPSDRPLDPYPTAFMAGAQFFPHQNRP